A genome region from Anolis carolinensis isolate JA03-04 chromosome 6, rAnoCar3.1.pri, whole genome shotgun sequence includes the following:
- the mrpl3 gene encoding large ribosomal subunit protein uL3m → MAAVGLLCRLSCRLLPRGALASARAAAEASEAGLRSRGPCCIVIRHINNNATWWDEHLSEENFKLLKTFVKEEDQAQTASKLCPLKDEPWPLQPWQPGSRRVGIIAVKLGMMPLWTKKGEKLAVTLLQVQDCHVIRHIPKEESDGKYPALIVGAKNVSQFQKSESILEMYRAVGLPVKQKISTFRVTENAIIKPGTPLYAAHFRPGQYVDVTAKTIGKGFQGVMKRWGFKGQPASHGQTKTHRRPGAISNSKVAKVFKGKKMPGQLGNWYRTTKGLKVWRVSTKFNVIYVHGSVPGHRNCLVKVSDSSLPAYREDCKDFPFPTFFADGEEELPDELYDEEVFQFSEPSIAFS, encoded by the exons ATGGCGGCCGTGGGGCTTTTGTGTCGCCTGAGTTGTCGCCTGTTGCCCAGAGGGGCCCTGGCTTCGGCTCGGGCGGCAGCGGAGGCCTCAGAGGCCGGGCTGAGGAGCCG GGGCCCATGCTGCATTGTAATCAGGCACATTAACAACAATGCCACATGGTGGGATGAGCACCTTTCAGAAGAGAATTTCAAGTTACTTAAGACATTTGTAAAAGAAGAAGACCAGGCTCAAACTGCCAGTAAACTTTGCCCACTGAAAGATGAACCTTGGCCTTTGCAACCATGGCAACCAG GTTCCAGAAGAGTTGGTATTATTGCTGTAAAGTTGGGAATGATGCCATTGTGGACCAAGAAAGGTGAAAAATTGGCTGTCACATTACTTCAG GTTCAAGATTGCCATGTGATACGGCACATACCAAAGGAAGAAAGTGATGGGAAATATCCTGCTCTAATTGTTGGAGCGAAAAATGTATCTCAGTTTCAA AAAAGTGAGTCTATCCTAGAGATGTACAGAGCAGTTGGTCTCCCTGTAAAGCAGAAAATTTCAACATTTCGAGTTACAGAGAATGCTATCATTAAGCCAG GCACTCCTCTTTATGCAGCTCACTTTCGTCCTGGGCAGTACGTGGATGTCACTGCAAAAAC GATTGGCAAAGGCTTCCAAGGAGTCATGAAAAGATGGGGATTTAAAGGCCAGCCTGCTAGTCATGGTCAGACTAAAACACACAGGCGACCTGGAGCAATTTCCAATAGT AAAGTTGCCAAAGTCTTCAAGGGAAAGAAAATGCCTGGGCAACTGGGAAACTGGTACAGGACAACTAAAGGACTAAAG GTATGGCGGGTCAGTACAAAGTTCAATGTCATATATGTACATGGTAGTGTTCCAGGTCATAGAAACTGTTTAGTAAAG GTCAGTGATTCATCTTTACCGGCTTACCGAGAAGACTGTAAGGACTTTCCATTCCCAACATTTTTTGCTGATGGCGAAGAGGAGCTGCCTGATGAACTGTATGATGAAGAAGTTTTCCAGTTCAGCGAGCCCTCCATTGCATTCAGTTAG